The Tautonia plasticadhaerens nucleotide sequence AGCGCCCGGGTCCGCTCCCACATGGAGCCGGCCGACCTGATCCGGGCCAGCCAGTGGATGTCGGAGCTACAGGACATCGGCCGGAACGCCCTGCAACGCAGCCGCGACCTGTACCTGGAGGAGGCGACGAAGTTGGAGGCGGTGCTGGGGACCTACCTGGAGTCGGTGATCAAGAATGACCTGCCGATCCAGGACCCCGACCACCCGAACAAGAACATGCTCGATATGGTCCATCGCCAGCACTCGAAGAACCTGCGCGATCAGGGGCTCGACCTCGCACCCCGCCTCGTCCGGTCGATCTTCGAGCGGATCGACGGCAAGGTGCAGGCGATCGGGATCAATCGGCTCGGGACCGGCCCGGTAGGACTACGGGACCCGAAGGCGGCATGGGAGGGGCGGACGGCCGCCGACCGCGCCGACTCCGGCTGGTACCGGGCGGTCTTCGACTCGTTTCAGGACGAGATGAAATTCGTCAAGGACCTGGAGGAGGCGGCCTCGGTTTACCCCAAGGACCACTACCTCGAGCTCATGAGGCACAAGGTGCAGGCCGTGGTCCGCGAGTTTATCCGGACGGTGCTCGGCCAGCTCGGGCGCCAGCTCAAGACGCTCGGCGACGAACTGCTGCTGATCGGCGACTCGCCCGACGAGGAGGACTCGGCGACCGACCTGGTCTACTCGAAGCTGCTCGACAAGCTCTCTATGCTGGGCGGTAGCCCGTCGGGGGTGACATCATGATCCCGCCGGTGACGTTCACGAGGGGTTTCGCCCAGACGGGGACCCACACCAAGCAGGTCGCCGGCCTCAAGGGCCGGGATCTGGTCTCGCCGGACCGGGTGCAGGAATTCACGTCCGGCACCTTCCTGACGCTGATCGCGTGGAGCCCGGACCCGAGGAACCCCAACCGCTGGCTGCGCGTAAGGGCCGAGCACCGCTCGAAGCCCGACGCGCCGCCCGAGGACCGCGAGCCGTTCGCCGCGATGGGCCCCGGCGTCCTGGGGGCCGAGCTGCGGCTCGACTCGGAGGTGTACCTGACTTTCGAGATCCTGACCGACGGCGAGGCCTATTGCCAGGCGGTCGAGGCCGAGCCGAGGACGATCCGCCGCCGTCTGATCGTGGGGGCGGCGCAGGAGCGGGATGGCCGGCGGTACGAGTCGCAGATTCCCGTCGAGCTGACCGTCACCGACGCCTCGCCGATGCCCACCTACCAGGGGTTCGTGGCCTTGGACCTGGGCAACACGAGCAGCACCCTCGTCTGCCGCTCCAGTGACATGAACGCCCCGCCCGAGATCAACCTGGTGCCGACCAGGGAGCTGCCCGGCGCGCCTGCCGAGCCGGCGACCTCGGCCCTGCGCATCGTGAAGCTGAGGAGGCCGCCCGAGTCAGGCCAATACACCGCCTGCGACTACCAGATCGGGGACGACGCCCTGGCCGGCAACCCGCCCGTCGACAGCCTGTTCCTGGGAGCGAAGCGCCTGCTGTCCGACCAAGCCGGCCTCGATGCCCCCGACAAGGTCGATTTCATGCTCAACGGCGCGGCGGAGAGCCTCGGGAGGACCGAGCCGGCCGAGCTGTTCGTCGCCAAGATGCTCCAGTCCTTCCACCGGCTCGAACGCAGCTTCCCCGACCGGCTCGGGCTGACCTGCCCGACGACGTTCTCCCGCCACGAGGTCGAGCAGCTCCGGATCGCCGCCTATCATGGCGGCCGCCGGTCGCGCGGCGTAAACCCGAGGCCGTCGTCCCCGTCGGGGGACGACCTCGACGGCTACGTCCCCTGGGTCATCGACGAGGCCTCGGCGGCGGCATTCTACTTCGTGCACGACGAGTTCCTCGAGCGGCCCGGCCGGGTGGCCGGGTTCCGCTACATCTACCCCCGGGGCATGAACCTGCTGCTCTACGACTGCGGCGGCGGCACGACCGACATCGCACTCGTCCACGTCGAGGTCGGCGAGAGCGATAGCGACCAATTCGTCGTCCGGTTCGAAGTCCTCGGCCGGGCCGGGCACCGCAACTTCGGCGGCGACGCGATGACGATCGCGGCCTTCCGCCTGCTGAAGGTCAAGCTCGCCGCGGTGCTCGACGGGACCTCCGTCTGGCCGTCCCCCGGCGACCTGAAGGAGCTGCGGCGATTCCTGACCGAAGGCGGGAAGGTCGCCGAGGTGGACCGATGCCTGCGGACCGCGTTCCACGCCGAGCTTGACGACCCGTCGCTGCCCGAGACCCGGGAGCGTAAGGAGGCGACGCTGCTGCTCTGGCAGGTGGCCGAGCGGGCGAAGCGGAGGCTGGCCGAGGCCGCCGCGGGCAAGGGCGGCAAGGGGCACGTGGAGATCTCCCTTGACGGCCAAGTGCACCAGGGCGGCGGCGCCTCGCAGGGCGCCGCCAAGACCGACCCGGCGATGACCCAGAAGGAGTTCCAGCGCCTCTCCCGTGTCGAGGACAACTCCAGGCTCACCGAGCTGTGGCAGAAGGCCCAGCAGATCCGCATCAGCACAGCCGAGGTGGACTGGTTGCTCGATGCGGACGTCCGCGAGAGCGTCCGCTACGCCCGCTGCCTGATCGAGTCGCGGCTGCCGCGTGACCAGGAGGTCCACTGGGTCTACGTCGTCGGCAACGCGTCCCGCTACCCTTTGATCCGGCGGGCGATCCTCGACGCCGTGGGCGGGCTCCCGATCCGGTTCCTCGAGGAGCGGCTTCGCAAGGTCGCCCCGGCCGACCTGAAGAACTCGGTGGCCAAGGGGGCCGTCCGCGTCATGCAGGTCCGCGAGCGCCACGAGGACTACTGGGTCCGCTTCGATGAGAAGCTCATGGAGCGGCTCCCCTTCGACATCCAGCGCAAGGGGGCGGGGGCGCTGGAGCGCCTTCTCTTCAAGGAGAACACCCTCTACGACGACCTGCTCCCTCGAGACATCGTCATCGAGCCCCCCAAGGAGGGCCAGGCCGCGACCCGCGAGGTGGTGCTCAGCCGGGTCTGGCCCGGGGACAATCGGGGTGAGGAGTACATCCGGTTCCGGACCGGACGGCCAGGGGAGACGTTCCGCGGCAGCTACCGGATCGAGTACGACCGCCACAACCACCGCTTCAAGATGCG carries:
- a CDS encoding acetate and sugar kinases/Hsc70/actin family protein — translated: MIPPVTFTRGFAQTGTHTKQVAGLKGRDLVSPDRVQEFTSGTFLTLIAWSPDPRNPNRWLRVRAEHRSKPDAPPEDREPFAAMGPGVLGAELRLDSEVYLTFEILTDGEAYCQAVEAEPRTIRRRLIVGAAQERDGRRYESQIPVELTVTDASPMPTYQGFVALDLGNTSSTLVCRSSDMNAPPEINLVPTRELPGAPAEPATSALRIVKLRRPPESGQYTACDYQIGDDALAGNPPVDSLFLGAKRLLSDQAGLDAPDKVDFMLNGAAESLGRTEPAELFVAKMLQSFHRLERSFPDRLGLTCPTTFSRHEVEQLRIAAYHGGRRSRGVNPRPSSPSGDDLDGYVPWVIDEASAAAFYFVHDEFLERPGRVAGFRYIYPRGMNLLLYDCGGGTTDIALVHVEVGESDSDQFVVRFEVLGRAGHRNFGGDAMTIAAFRLLKVKLAAVLDGTSVWPSPGDLKELRRFLTEGGKVAEVDRCLRTAFHAELDDPSLPETRERKEATLLLWQVAERAKRRLAEAAAGKGGKGHVEISLDGQVHQGGGASQGAAKTDPAMTQKEFQRLSRVEDNSRLTELWQKAQQIRISTAEVDWLLDADVRESVRYARCLIESRLPRDQEVHWVYVVGNASRYPLIRRAILDAVGGLPIRFLEERLRKVAPADLKNSVAKGAVRVMQVRERHEDYWVRFDEKLMERLPFDIQRKGAGALERLLFKENTLYDDLLPRDIVIEPPKEGQAATREVVLSRVWPGDNRGEEYIRFRTGRPGETFRGSYRIEYDRHNHRFKMRKLDDDGEPFGETFVGMTQEVKFRNAPVQVGERAWPPVQA